The Corynebacterium freiburgense region ATTGTCTTGGTAGCGTTGTCATAGGCTTGTTGAAGCGTAGCCCCAGTTGAAAGGTTCATAATGACTGACGCAAACGATTCTAAATTTGCAAAGAAAGATGCTGAAGACAACGACAATCTAGACCAATCTGAAGTCGTACGGGATAGCGAATCTCCAGGTGAACCTGAACTCGCAGCTGATGACCTAGCAGACGATAATGAAGTGGCTTCGCAGACTGGGAACGAAGTCACTGAGTCTCTAGCAAGGCCACAACTTCAACAAGACAAAAACCCCGAGTATGTGCCGGTGCCAGATTGGACAGCGGCACCAACATGGGGCTCTGATGAAGCAACTCCTTCAGAATCTGCGGAATCTTCCGAGCCACCAATTTCTCCGGGTATACCGCCAACGCCTTCTGTTCCGCCAAAGATGCCTTCGGGCGCTCATTTACCACCAAGTGCGGCACCAACTACCGCATTTGTGCAGCAGCCCGGGCCAGGTATGAATTTTAACCAGGCGAACCCACCAGCAACCGTTCCGGAAAACCCATATTCACGCAATAGAATTGCCCACAACGCCACGGCGCCAATTGCACCTTCCGGCGAAACTAATACGCAAGAATCTCAGCCAATGTGGAAATCCCCGCTGGCTCAAGCGCCATCGGAAAAGGTTCCACCGCAAATTGGTGGTAGTGGTGTTGCGGGTGCACCCCAACCAGAAAGCGTATCGACGCCACCGACTCCCACGTCCGAGGAAGAAGTTGAGGCGCCAGCAGTTCCTATCCCAGGGATGCAAGCAGCTGGAGTGGTCACTCCACAAGAACCCCCGAAAAAACAAAAACGTAGTGTCGGTCTAGGAACCCTTGCTGCACTCATGCTTGTTGCTGCTATAGGTGCGGGCGGTGTGACGGGCGTCGTACTGTCTGGGCAGCAGAATTCGGTCGGGGAGTCGATTAGCGCCTTAGGCGAAGCTCCCGCAAAGCGAAGTGGTCTTACGGAGCCTGGGGACGTTTCAGAAGTAGCTAAAAGTGTATTGCCAACCGTGGTATCCATTTATGTTGCAAGTGCAAACGAGGGTGGCACGGGATCGGGGTCGATTATTTCTTCCGATGGCCATGTATTGACCAATAATCACGTCGTTGAATTGGCAAAAGATGGTGGCAAAATTGAGGTTTTGCTCAATGATGGCTCCATTTATGAGGCAGATTTAGTGGCGGGTGACGTAGAGACTGATATTGCAGTTATTAAAATCCGTGACGTTAAGGATCTTCCCGTAGTCACTTTTGGTGACTCCGATGAAGTTGTTGTAGGTGAATCTGTGCTTGCAGTAGGTGCACCACACGGTCTGACTGCAACCGTTACCGCTGGTATTGTTTCAGCACTACACCGACCGGTGCGTATTGGTGCAGATGACGGCGCAGAAGTATTTATTGATGCAATTCAAACCGATGCTTCCATTAATCCCGGCAACTCCGGTGGTCCATTGGTGAATATGCAAGGCCAACTTATTGGCGTGAATTCGATTATCTATAGCGAGACTCAAGGTTCGATTGGTTTGGGCTTTTCCATTCCTGCAAATCAGGCGAGTAGATATGCCGATCAGTTGATTAAAAAAGGTAAAATTGATCATCCAAGGATTGGTGTTCGTCTGGATCAACGGTACCCGGGACCTGGTGCACTGATTGCCAAAGTTGAGCCGGATTCCCCTGCTGAGAAGGCTGGTCTTAGCAGTGGAGATTTGGTTGTTCAGGTTGGCGATCGTCGAATCGGCGAAACTGATGCAATTATTGCTGCGATTCGTGCCCTAGATTTCGGCGAAACTGTCACACTGAAAGTAATGAACCCCGAATCCAAGGAGACGCGGGAAGTTCAAGTCACGCTTCCTGAACAGTAGAACCTCGAGTTAAGAAAAGAGTCCAGCTATGAACCACGTGATTTCTTCGCTATCAGACATAAATGATCCCGACCCTGAAGTGCTCAGGGCAGAGGAACATGCTCAAGCATCGCATTCACCTCGCCGTGCACTCGTTGTATTGATACATGATGATTTGTATTCCAGCAGCGAAGACACCGATCGTTTGGTAACAGAGCTGCTTCATGAAGATGGTTTTACTGTTGATGCGGTGGTCAGTGTCGAATCCACTCGGGTTGAGATTCGCCAAGCAATTGAAACTGCAGTAGTGGGTGGTGCAGATCTAGTTATTACCGTTGGTGCAACAGGGGTTGGTCCTCGCGATAAAGCACCAGATGCCACTCGCTCAGTACTCGATATGATTTTGCCTGGCATTGCACAAGCCTTACGCTCTTCCGGACTTGCCTGCGGTGCTGTTGATGCGTGTACTTCACGTGGGATTGCTGGAGTGTCTGGTTCCACGGTGATTGTAAACCTGGCGTCATCCCGTGCAGCTATTCGTGACGGAATGGCAACGCTTGGGCCTCTGGTCAATCATGTGATCGATCAATTGCGCCGTGGATAATGAAAAAATAGTACGCAAACAACGCCGCAGGGTGCGGCGTGAATGCGATAACCCCGATATTGATCGCAGCCCAGACCGTCCTAACGGGCACTGGGCAGAAACGATCCCCGAAGAATACTGGCGCAATGAAATGCCGCCGCACTGGGGAAAATAACTCGAGAGTTCATGGAAAAACCCCGTTCACACCGCAATAGTGTGACGGGGTTTCTATTGCACTGAATTAGACAGTGCGGCCTTTTTGCAGAAGGTCGCGGATTTCGGTAAGCAGTTCAGCTTCAATAGATGCTGGTGTTTCCTCATCGGCTTCGACGCCCTTGCGTGCCTCCTGGATAGCCTTGAGCTTGTTCATTGGGAGAACCAGGACGAAGTACACAACAGCGGCAATAATAAGGAAGTTGATCGCAGCTGTAATAACTGCGCCAAAGTCCATAAAGGTGGCCTGGTCACCGGAGCGAATATAAAAACCAAGACCAGATGCATCAACAGAACCGACAGAAGCGATCATAGGATTGATCAAATTATCGGTAAATGCAGTAACGATTGCGGTAAATGCAGAGCCGATTACAACAGCAACTGCGAGATCGATCACGTTACCGCGCAGGATAAAATCTTTAAAGCCCTGTAGCATAATTGTCTCCTAAAGGGTTTGAGGCCAAAATATTAAAACTTGCTAAGGAATATCTCAGATGATTATCGAATTGAGAATGCTTCCTTGCGGACACGAATAACCATAGCTGATGTTACGGTTGTTGGTCCATTCTTATTGATGATTTGTTTGCTCTCGGCCCCGTAATTACGACCGTTAAAGGACTATTTAATGATGCACCAGCAACACTATGTGCTGCAGATTGTGGCAAGGCAATCAGAATAGTCGTGTTATTTTTTTGAGTTTCACCTTTACTTGAAATTCCGGGAGAAACTACCCGCCCACCTGCAGCAATTACTTTCGGCTCTGTGTCTCCTTGACCTTGGGAAACGATATTAACTGTATCACCGTGATGTAACAAAGGAATAATTGTGGAATCTGCAACTACTACTGGAACCATTGTTGGTGGATCATTTTCGGAAGTCATTGTGTTACTGCTCACTAATTCGCTTGTAAGCTCAGATCCTAAGATTCTTGAAGGGGTAATGACTTCTTTTTTCCGAATCGTAGTGACCACAATGCGTCCCACAATTTCATCAGATGATTGAAACGCTCCTTCGGGTTTGAGAATTTCTGGAACAGATTCTATTGAAAGGTTCTCCGCAGTTATTTCGGTGCCTGCAGGAATATCTTGAGTAGCGATTAATACCTTTGAATTGCTATCAGTAACGCTGTGAATTGTTAAGGCAAATGCGGCAATCAACAGTACAAACGCGAGTATGCGTCGAATGTCCCGCGCTCTTCGCCAGCCTGGTGTTACTAGCTGAGGTAGGGAAAGCTTCATATGATCTTAGACATCTTTTTGGCATGAAATGGTTCCCTCAGCAGTGAAAATTAAATCCATAACTATATCGTGTGGTTCGAATGGAATTTCGTCCAGTACTTCCCAGGGGTGAAGCACTACAGCAATGCAGGTCCTGGCTCGATTAATCCCACTGAGGGCGCGGTCATAGAACCCGCCGCCACGGCCGAGGCGAATGCCTGTTGGGGTGCACGCTAATCCGGGGACAAGTACGAGTCCGCAGGTAGCTAAAATGCTGCTAGGGTGAGTTGCATTACTTGGTTCGGGAATATGAAAAGCTCCAATGGTAAGCGAGTCTGGACCCAGGTATTCTCCCCATACCATTTGGTGTTGGGATGTGGTTGCCGGAAGGTAGAGTGTGGGCGTTACTTCGCGCAGGGCGTCGAGAAGCATGCGACCGCCACCAGGTTCGGTTTCGGTGGGTGCGTACGCTGCGACTGTTGTTATGCTGTGTTGTTGTATGTGGCTGCAGATTCCCTCGATAAGGGGGAGCGGATCCGCTACTTGTTGGGCACGCTTTTTAAGTAGCTGATGTCGTAATATTGCCTTAACCATGTGTTTGACGATAGTTAAAACACGCCCAGAATTCGTGCGTATGTAGTTCGTTGTGGAGAATAGGTCGGTAGGCTGAAAGCCATGACCCTCTCCATTAGTGATCATAAATATGCGGTGAAGACCGTTGTAGTGCCAGCTGCTGGTCTGGGGACCCGCTTTTTGCCGGCGACGAAAACAGTGCCTAAGGAGTTGTTACCAGTTGTAGACACGCCCGGTATTGAAATCATTGCGGAAGAAGCTGCAAGTTTGGGGGCCACACGGTTTGCGGTGATTACTGCGCCACGGAAGCAAGGAGTGCTTGCCCATTTCGAACGCAATATTGAACTTGAAGAGACCTTGGGGGAGCGCGGCAAAGAAGAACAACTAAGGAAAGTGCGTCATGCTGCGGATTTGATCCAGGCGGTTCCAGTGGAGCAAACCCGCCCATTGGGATTGGGGCACGCGGTAGGGCTTGCCGAAAGTGTGCTCGATGATAATGAGGATGTTTTCGCCGTAATGCTTCCTGATGATCTCGTGCTGCCTACTGGTGTAATGGAACGCATGGCACAGGTGCGCCAGGAATTCGGTGGTAGCGTTCTATGCGCCTTTGAAGTTCCACTAGATGAGGTATGCAACTATGGTGTGTTCGAAATTGAGGAAATCGGTCAGGATGATGTAAAACGAGTGACCGGCATGGTGGAAAAACCTGATCCTCAAGATGCCCCTTCGACCTTTGTTGCGACTGGCCGTTACCTCCTTGACCGTGCAATTTTCGACGCCCTGCGCCGTATCACTCCGGGCAAAGGTGGGGAATTGCAACTCACCGATGCTATTGAATTACTTATCCAAGAAGGCCATCCAGTGCATATTCTCGTGCATCATGGAAAGCGCCATGACCTGGGCAATCCTGGTGGCTATATTCGTGCCTGTGTAGATTTTGGTTTGGATCATCCAACGTATGGCCCAGGTTTGCAGCGTGCCATTGCAAAGATGCTTCGGGACCGCGGTATAACCTTGTAAACCATAAAGGTTTTGCCCAATGAGGAGGAGCACATGCGTTCTGTTGAGGAGCAATTGGTGTTGGTTACCCGCGCCGCTGTCACCCCAGAACCAGTGCGAATCGCAATCTCTGAAGCGCTCGGTTTAATGTGCGCTGAAGAAGTGCAGGCCACACAGCCTTTGCCAGGGTTTTCGCAAGCTGCCATCGATGGTTATGCGGTACGTGCGGTTGATGTTGGTGGGGAACGCCCACTGCTCAAACGGGCCGTCGAAGAAGAAGCGAGGCCAGCACTGCATGATGTGTCTCTTCCCGTAGTGGGTGAAGTGGCAGCGGGTTCTCAGCAACCATTGCGCTTACAGCCAAAACAGGCAGTGCGAGTACACACAGGTGCTCCGCTTCCTGCCTTAGCCGATGCAGTACTACCGCTCGAATGGTCGGATCGAGGATCCCGTCGCGTGGTAGCCCAACGCCCAGTACGATCTGGGGAATTTGTTCGCCGTGCTGGTGACGATATCCAACCTGGCGATGTCGCCGTAACTCCAGGGGCGATTCTAAGCCCCGCACATATTGGCCTTTTGGCTGCGGTGGGTC contains the following coding sequences:
- a CDS encoding MogA/MoaB family molybdenum cofactor biosynthesis protein, encoding MNHVISSLSDINDPDPEVLRAEEHAQASHSPRRALVVLIHDDLYSSSEDTDRLVTELLHEDGFTVDAVVSVESTRVEIRQAIETAVVGGADLVITVGATGVGPRDKAPDATRSVLDMILPGIAQALRSSGLACGAVDACTSRGIAGVSGSTVIVNLASSRAAIRDGMATLGPLVNHVIDQLRRG
- the mscL gene encoding large conductance mechanosensitive channel protein MscL, giving the protein MLQGFKDFILRGNVIDLAVAVVIGSAFTAIVTAFTDNLINPMIASVGSVDASGLGFYIRSGDQATFMDFGAVITAAINFLIIAAVVYFVLVLPMNKLKAIQEARKGVEADEETPASIEAELLTEIRDLLQKGRTV
- a CDS encoding trypsin-like peptidase domain-containing protein — protein: MTDANDSKFAKKDAEDNDNLDQSEVVRDSESPGEPELAADDLADDNEVASQTGNEVTESLARPQLQQDKNPEYVPVPDWTAAPTWGSDEATPSESAESSEPPISPGIPPTPSVPPKMPSGAHLPPSAAPTTAFVQQPGPGMNFNQANPPATVPENPYSRNRIAHNATAPIAPSGETNTQESQPMWKSPLAQAPSEKVPPQIGGSGVAGAPQPESVSTPPTPTSEEEVEAPAVPIPGMQAAGVVTPQEPPKKQKRSVGLGTLAALMLVAAIGAGGVTGVVLSGQQNSVGESISALGEAPAKRSGLTEPGDVSEVAKSVLPTVVSIYVASANEGGTGSGSIISSDGHVLTNNHVVELAKDGGKIEVLLNDGSIYEADLVAGDVETDIAVIKIRDVKDLPVVTFGDSDEVVVGESVLAVGAPHGLTATVTAGIVSALHRPVRIGADDGAEVFIDAIQTDASINPGNSGGPLVNMQGQLIGVNSIIYSETQGSIGLGFSIPANQASRYADQLIKKGKIDHPRIGVRLDQRYPGPGALIAKVEPDSPAEKAGLSSGDLVVQVGDRRIGETDAIIAAIRALDFGETVTLKVMNPESKETREVQVTLPEQ
- a CDS encoding 5-formyltetrahydrofolate cyclo-ligase, with the protein product MVKAILRHQLLKKRAQQVADPLPLIEGICSHIQQHSITTVAAYAPTETEPGGGRMLLDALREVTPTLYLPATTSQHQMVWGEYLGPDSLTIGAFHIPEPSNATHPSSILATCGLVLVPGLACTPTGIRLGRGGGFYDRALSGINRARTCIAVVLHPWEVLDEIPFEPHDIVMDLIFTAEGTISCQKDV
- a CDS encoding SAF domain-containing protein codes for the protein MKLSLPQLVTPGWRRARDIRRILAFVLLIAAFALTIHSVTDSNSKVLIATQDIPAGTEITAENLSIESVPEILKPEGAFQSSDEIVGRIVVTTIRKKEVITPSRILGSELTSELVSSNTMTSENDPPTMVPVVVADSTIIPLLHHGDTVNIVSQGQGDTEPKVIAAGGRVVSPGISSKGETQKNNTTILIALPQSAAHSVAGASLNSPLTVVITGPRANKSSIRMDQQP
- a CDS encoding UTP--glucose-1-phosphate uridylyltransferase, with the protein product MTLSISDHKYAVKTVVVPAAGLGTRFLPATKTVPKELLPVVDTPGIEIIAEEAASLGATRFAVITAPRKQGVLAHFERNIELEETLGERGKEEQLRKVRHAADLIQAVPVEQTRPLGLGHAVGLAESVLDDNEDVFAVMLPDDLVLPTGVMERMAQVRQEFGGSVLCAFEVPLDEVCNYGVFEIEEIGQDDVKRVTGMVEKPDPQDAPSTFVATGRYLLDRAIFDALRRITPGKGGELQLTDAIELLIQEGHPVHILVHHGKRHDLGNPGGYIRACVDFGLDHPTYGPGLQRAIAKMLRDRGITL